Within the Pseudonocardia sp. HH130630-07 genome, the region CCGTCGACCGCGTCGACGGCGTCGCGCTCGACCTCGTCGAGCCGGCGCTGCACCGCACCCAGCGCGTCGACGAGCTCACCGACCGGGCCCGACAGCGCATCGACGTGCTCGCGCAGCCGGTCCGCATCCAGGGAGAACCCCCCAGTCCCGGCGCCGGTGTCCAGCCCGAGTGCCCCCAGCGCCTCGCGCTCGGTGCGCGCCATCTGCGCACACGACCGGCCGCCCTCCCACCGGGTGTCCCGGCAGAACGACCGTGGCCGTCCACCCTGCGGTCCCGGCGGCGGCAACTCCGCCCGGCACCGGCTGTATCCGCAGCGTACGGCCACCCCATCGCTCATGGCGGCATTCTATCAGTACGTCAGATACAAATCAATAAACTGGTAGTTAGTTCGTTCGGCATGAACCATTGACCAACGGAATGTTTGTTTCGTTGGTACGTGCTCGCCAACGTCTCCGGCTGCCGCGTCTCAGGCTTCTCGGCAGCACGGCGGGTCTGGCGCTCGCGCCCGTGCCGGCGGGGGGTTGGTGTGAAGCGTCGTCGAGATGTCAGCGCGAGACGTCGAGGCGCGTCAGGCGTCGCGAGATGCCAGTGGTTGGTGGTTCTCTCGCCCATCGGACACCTGTCGTGAGCAGCGCCGACAGATCACCCGAGGCCTTCGTCACGCAGCAGGGCGAGGTGGTGAGCAAGGTGTTCCTGTGCGGCTTCCAGCATCGTGATGCCGCACTCGGTGCAGTAGCCGTAGTCCCGGGCCGTCGGCCCGCGCGGCGTGACGATGAGCCAAAGCTCTCCCTTCGGGATCTTGTGGTTCTTGTTGAACTGGCACTTGTTCGCCCGTCTTGAGGGGCGCACTTCGAGCTTGTCGAGGACGTCGCGCAGCCTGGACATCAGGAGAGCTTGAACCGTCCCGGGTGACCAGCGAGCTTCTGCGTCAGGAGATCGCGAAGGTTGCAGCGCAACTGCTCTGACCACAGCTGCACAGGTCACCGGCTCGCCAGCTCGGCGTCTGCACCCACACAACCAGGCCCCTGAGCTGCCGGAACGGCAGGTTGAAAAAGGCTCATTGCGCACCGTGCACGACCTATTTGAGAGATACGCCCTAGTGTCCTGAGTCAGTGATTCGTTTGCAGTAGTGAGCGACGCTGTCGAGGATCTCGTCGGCGGTTTTGGTCCAGACGTAGGGCTTGGGATCGTCGTTCCAGGTCTTGATCCAGGCTCGGACGTCGGCGTTGAGCGCGCGGACCGAGCGGTGGGTGGAACGCCGCAGCTTCTTCGTGGTCAGCTCGGCGAACCAGCGCTCGACGAGATTGAGCCATGACGAACTGGTCGGGGTGAAGTGCAGGACGAACCGCGGGTGAGCGGCCAGCCAGCGGCGGATCGCCGGGGTCTTGTGGGTGGAGGCGTTGTCCAGCACCAGGTGCACGTCGAGCTCGGCGGGGACTTCGCGGTCGAGGGTGCGCAGGAACTTGCCGAACTCGACCGCCCGATGGCGGGCGTGCAGGGAGCCGATGACCTTGCCGGTGGTGATGTCGAGGGCGGCGTAGAGGCTCGAGGTGCCGTTGCGGACGTAGTCGTGGCTGGCCCGCGCCGGGCTGCCGGGCAGCATCGGAAAGACGGGCTGGGTGCGATCGAGAGCC harbors:
- a CDS encoding IS630 family transposase; this translates as MHHLVTPIGRHALAAAEGRSNTEVAAWLGVSRPTVTTWRSRFAEHRLDGLVDEPRPGRPRTVTDEQVERLVVLTLETTPADATHWSTRSMAAHLGMSQTTVSRVWRAFGLAPHKTDSWKLSKDPLFVDKVRDVVGLYLDPPERALVLCVDEKTQIQALDRTQPVFPMLPGSPARASHDYVRNGTSSLYAALDITTGKVIGSLHARHRAVEFGKFLRTLDREVPAELDVHLVLDNASTHKTPAIRRWLAAHPRFVLHFTPTSSSWLNLVERWFAELTTKKLRRSTHRSVRALNADVRAWIKTWNDDPKPYVWTKTADEILDSVAHYCKRITDSGH